From Hartmannibacter diazotrophicus, a single genomic window includes:
- the epmA gene encoding EF-P lysine aminoacylase EpmA yields the protein MIEASPWWTPDIHADRRPFLLARGRIKAAIRRWFEDQGFVETECGALQVSPGNEAHLHAFATTRVTPDLEEQRLYLHTSPEFSMKKLLAAGEERIFDFARVFRNRERGSSHQSEFTLLEWYRANAPYEALMDDCAALLALAARTTGITEFHFRGLACDPFAEPERLSVASAFLKTARIDLLGTLTDDPAAEPDRDALARQAEAKGFRVTPDDSWTDIYSRILVEKIEPTLGIGRATILCEYPVCEAALSRPLPADPRVAERFELYACGLELANAFGELTDPAEQRRRFEIEMDEKERVYGERYPLDEEFLRALAHMPPSSGIALGFERLVMLATGATRIDQVVWTPLKD from the coding sequence ATGATCGAAGCCTCACCCTGGTGGACGCCCGACATCCATGCCGACCGCCGCCCCTTCCTGCTGGCGCGCGGGCGGATCAAGGCCGCGATCCGCCGCTGGTTCGAGGATCAGGGCTTCGTCGAGACCGAATGCGGCGCGCTGCAGGTCTCCCCCGGCAACGAGGCGCATCTGCATGCCTTTGCCACGACGCGGGTGACGCCGGATCTTGAAGAGCAGCGGCTCTATCTCCACACCTCGCCGGAATTTTCGATGAAGAAGCTGCTGGCAGCCGGCGAGGAGAGGATCTTCGATTTCGCCCGCGTCTTCCGCAATCGCGAGCGCGGATCGTCCCACCAGAGCGAGTTCACGCTGCTGGAATGGTATCGGGCGAACGCGCCCTACGAGGCGCTGATGGACGACTGCGCCGCCCTCCTTGCCCTTGCCGCGCGGACGACCGGCATCACGGAATTTCATTTTCGCGGCCTTGCCTGCGATCCCTTCGCCGAGCCCGAGCGGCTCAGCGTCGCCAGTGCATTCCTGAAGACTGCCCGCATCGATCTTCTTGGCACCCTGACCGACGACCCGGCGGCCGAACCCGACCGTGACGCTCTCGCAAGGCAAGCCGAGGCAAAGGGTTTTCGCGTGACGCCGGACGATAGCTGGACCGACATCTACAGCCGCATTCTTGTCGAGAAGATCGAGCCGACGCTGGGCATCGGCCGCGCCACGATCCTGTGCGAATATCCGGTCTGCGAGGCAGCCCTCTCCCGCCCCCTGCCCGCCGATCCGCGCGTTGCCGAGCGCTTCGAGCTTTATGCCTGCGGGCTGGAACTCGCCAACGCCTTCGGCGAACTCACCGATCCGGCCGAGCAGCGCCGCCGCTTCGAAATCGAGATGGACGAAAAGGAGCGCGTCTACGGCGAGCGCTATCCGCTCGACGAGGAGTTTCTAAGGGCTTTGGCCCATATGCCGCCGTCGTCCGGCATCGCCCTCGGCTTCGAGCGGCTGGTGATGCTGGCGACCGGCGCCACCCGCATCGATCAGGTGGTCTGGACGCCTCTCAAGGATTAG
- a CDS encoding SelT/SelW/SelH family protein yields the protein MSSEQKPTVTIAYCRQCHWLPRAAWMAQEVLHTFSEEVGAVTLIPGTGGIYEVHCDGNLIWERKRDGGFPDAAELKRRIRNLIDPDRDLGHVDHKEGPAAGEDGGSHA from the coding sequence ATGTCTTCGGAACAAAAGCCCACAGTCACCATCGCCTATTGCCGCCAGTGCCACTGGCTGCCGCGCGCTGCCTGGATGGCGCAGGAGGTTCTCCATACATTCTCCGAGGAAGTCGGCGCGGTAACGCTCATTCCCGGCACTGGCGGCATCTATGAGGTCCACTGCGACGGCAATCTCATCTGGGAGCGCAAGCGCGACGGCGGCTTTCCCGATGCGGCCGAACTGAAGCGGCGCATCCGCAACCTCATCGATCCGGACCGTGACCTTGGCCACGTCGACCACAAGGAAGGCCCGGCCGCCGGGGAAGATGGGGGCTCGCACGCATAG
- a CDS encoding YdeI/OmpD-associated family protein — protein MTDDNKNPEVDAYLGRQEAWRQEFEILRTILLGSDLTEDVKWGQPCYRLGTSNVVLMHGFKDYCALLFFKGALMDDPAGILVRQTENVQAARQIRFTAAQDIEAMRSTLSDYVKRAVEVERAGLKVAFKKTAEFPMPEEFRVRLNEAPDLKAAFEALTPGRQRAYLLHFASPKQYQTRLSRIDKCVPKILGGKGLTN, from the coding sequence ATGACCGACGACAACAAAAATCCCGAGGTCGACGCCTACCTCGGCCGGCAGGAGGCGTGGCGGCAGGAATTCGAAATCCTCAGAACGATCCTGCTCGGCAGCGATCTGACGGAAGACGTCAAATGGGGCCAACCCTGCTACCGGCTCGGGACGTCGAACGTCGTCCTGATGCACGGCTTCAAGGACTATTGCGCCCTTCTCTTCTTCAAGGGCGCCCTGATGGACGACCCCGCCGGCATTCTGGTCCGGCAGACGGAGAATGTGCAGGCGGCGCGGCAGATCCGCTTCACCGCCGCGCAGGACATCGAGGCGATGCGCTCGACGCTCTCGGACTATGTGAAAAGGGCCGTCGAGGTGGAAAGGGCCGGCCTCAAGGTCGCCTTCAAGAAGACGGCCGAATTTCCGATGCCGGAAGAGTTTCGGGTCAGGTTGAACGAGGCCCCGGACCTGAAAGCAGCGTTCGAAGCCCTCACGCCCGGACGGCAGAGAGCTTACCTTCTGCACTTTGCCTCGCCTAAGCAGTACCAAACGCGACTATCGAGGATCGACAAGTGCGTGCCGAAAATCCTGGGCGGAAAGGGCCTGACCAACTGA
- a CDS encoding sensor histidine kinase, protein MPTPEKQRHYLEDELYTLMRQDDRIFRFLEISSLDGIWYSDLINEGHEWMSDRYKQLLGYGDEDIEYSSDWWMARIHPDDLILSRENLRRHIEDPNHPYDQVVRYFHKNGSTVWVRCRGIVIRDDAGRPTRLLGAHVDVTDLRRAEELSDVNADLKNKNEALRSFASIVAHDLQTPMRHVGIYAGLLREVLGDGIDDTAKEYVEVIERGAIQMRRMVQSLLDFSRFAYTNVKAGPVELDSIVDEVRDLLRFQIEEAQGEITTDGLPEIYAERALIVRLMQNLLSNALKYRGDKPARVYITSKEVNQQCAIVVSDNGIGIPTDYKEAIFEIFRRLHRDEKTYEGLGVGLAICRQIVESHGGRIWLEDDQPEEGASFAFTLPRNEVEFVRMRQ, encoded by the coding sequence ATGCCGACGCCCGAAAAGCAGCGCCACTATCTGGAAGACGAGCTTTATACGCTGATGCGGCAGGACGACCGCATCTTCCGCTTTCTCGAAATCAGCTCGCTGGACGGCATCTGGTACTCGGACCTGATCAACGAAGGCCACGAATGGATGAGCGACCGCTACAAGCAGTTGCTCGGCTATGGCGACGAGGACATCGAGTATTCGAGCGACTGGTGGATGGCGCGTATCCACCCCGACGATCTCATTCTCTCGCGCGAGAACCTGCGCCGCCACATCGAGGATCCGAACCACCCCTACGATCAGGTCGTCCGCTACTTCCACAAGAATGGCTCGACGGTCTGGGTCCGGTGCCGCGGCATCGTGATCCGGGACGATGCCGGCAGGCCCACCCGCCTTCTCGGCGCCCATGTCGACGTCACCGACTTGCGGCGCGCGGAGGAACTGAGCGATGTCAACGCGGACCTGAAGAACAAGAACGAAGCCTTGCGCAGTTTCGCGAGCATCGTCGCCCACGACCTGCAGACACCCATGCGCCATGTCGGCATCTATGCCGGCCTGCTCAGGGAAGTTCTCGGCGACGGCATCGACGACACCGCGAAGGAATATGTCGAGGTGATCGAGCGCGGCGCCATTCAGATGCGGCGGATGGTGCAGAGCCTGCTCGACTTTTCACGCTTTGCCTACACGAACGTGAAGGCGGGCCCGGTGGAACTGGACAGCATCGTCGACGAGGTCAGGGACCTGCTCCGTTTCCAGATCGAGGAGGCACAGGGCGAGATCACGACCGACGGGTTGCCCGAGATCTATGCCGAACGGGCCCTGATCGTGCGGTTGATGCAGAATCTCCTGTCGAATGCCCTGAAATACCGCGGCGACAAGCCGGCCCGGGTGTACATCACCTCCAAGGAAGTCAACCAGCAGTGCGCGATCGTCGTCTCCGACAACGGCATCGGCATCCCGACGGACTACAAGGAAGCCATTTTCGAGATTTTCCGGCGCCTACATCGCGATGAAAAGACCTACGAGGGTCTTGGCGTGGGTCTTGCCATCTGCCGCCAGATCGTCGAAAGCCACGGTGGACGCATCTGGCTCGAAGACGACCAGCCGGAGGAAGGCGCCAGCTTTGCCTTCACCTTGCCGCGCAACGAGGTCGAATTCGTCCGCATGCGGCAGTAA
- a CDS encoding MFS transporter translates to MPSSSETTFFIIGALSFSHLLNDMMQSLLAAIYPVLKTSFALDFGQIGLITLAYQVTASLLQPAIGLATDKRPLPYALAVGMGFTLAGLLMLSMAHGFPALLAAAALVGVGSAVFHPDASRVARLASGGRHGLAQSLFQVGGNIGQASGPLLAAFVVVSGGQGRVAWFAIAALVGMVVLGIVGRWYSDHLKDLRARPRPVAAEPDLPRGRVLLTLGVLCGLVFSKFVYMASFNSYYTFYLIETFGLSIRDAQLHLFLFLGAVAAGTVAGGTLGDRFGRKIVIWVSILGVLPFTLMLPYADLFWTSTLTVVIGLVLASAFPAIVVYAQELMPGRVGMVAGLFFGLGFGIAGISAALLGELADWYGIAFVYRVCAFLPAIGLIAVLLPDLEGSRRPKTAA, encoded by the coding sequence TTGCCGTCGTCGAGCGAGACGACCTTCTTCATCATCGGCGCGCTCAGTTTTTCGCATCTGCTGAATGACATGATGCAGTCGCTGCTGGCTGCGATCTATCCGGTCCTGAAGACGAGTTTTGCCCTGGACTTCGGCCAGATCGGCCTCATCACCCTCGCTTATCAGGTGACGGCCTCGCTGTTGCAGCCGGCGATCGGCCTTGCGACCGACAAGCGCCCGCTACCCTATGCGCTGGCGGTCGGCATGGGCTTCACGCTGGCAGGACTTCTCATGCTGTCGATGGCCCACGGGTTCCCGGCGCTTCTGGCTGCAGCCGCCCTCGTTGGCGTCGGTTCGGCGGTGTTTCATCCCGACGCCTCGCGGGTGGCGCGACTGGCCTCCGGCGGACGGCACGGGCTTGCTCAATCTCTGTTCCAGGTCGGAGGCAACATCGGGCAGGCGAGCGGCCCGTTGCTTGCCGCCTTCGTGGTCGTCTCTGGCGGACAGGGCAGGGTGGCCTGGTTCGCCATCGCGGCGCTCGTCGGCATGGTCGTTCTCGGCATTGTCGGGCGCTGGTATTCGGATCACCTGAAGGACCTTCGGGCGCGGCCTCGCCCCGTCGCGGCCGAGCCGGACCTTCCGCGCGGTCGTGTGCTGCTGACGCTCGGCGTCCTTTGCGGACTCGTCTTCTCGAAATTCGTCTACATGGCGAGCTTCAATTCCTACTACACCTTCTATCTCATTGAGACTTTCGGCCTCTCGATCCGCGATGCGCAGCTTCACCTCTTCCTGTTCCTCGGCGCCGTTGCGGCCGGGACCGTGGCGGGCGGAACGCTCGGCGACCGCTTCGGGCGCAAGATCGTCATCTGGGTCTCGATCCTCGGCGTCCTGCCCTTCACGCTGATGCTGCCTTATGCCGATCTCTTCTGGACGAGCACCCTGACCGTCGTCATCGGGCTGGTGCTTGCCTCGGCCTTCCCGGCCATCGTGGTCTATGCGCAGGAACTGATGCCGGGCCGGGTCGGCATGGTCGCAGGCCTCTTCTTCGGCCTCGGTTTCGGCATTGCCGGCATCAGCGCCGCGCTGCTGGGGGAACTTGCCGACTGGTACGGCATCGCCTTCGTCTACCGAGTCTGCGCCTTCCTGCCGGCCATCGGCCTGATCGCGGTCCTGCTGCCGGACCTTGAAGGCAGCCGCCGTCCGAAAACGGCGGCCTGA